Proteins from a single region of Flavobacterium sp. YJ01:
- a CDS encoding DUF1569 domain-containing protein, which translates to MQNIFSRKDSEEFVDRINQLKNDSQPVWGKMSVNQMLAHCNIMYEMVYDSIHPKPNSFLRFILKSFIKNKVVSENPYPRNIRTAPQFIISNNRDFEIEKDRLISYINRTQQLGEKEFEGKESLSFGKLNSKEWNNMFAKHLDHHLSQFNV; encoded by the coding sequence ATGCAAAACATTTTTTCTAGAAAAGATTCTGAAGAGTTTGTTGATCGTATTAATCAATTGAAGAATGATTCTCAGCCAGTTTGGGGTAAAATGTCTGTAAATCAAATGCTTGCTCACTGTAATATTATGTACGAGATGGTTTATGATAGTATTCATCCAAAACCTAATAGCTTTTTACGGTTCATTTTGAAATCATTTATAAAGAACAAGGTAGTGAGTGAAAATCCATACCCTAGAAATATTAGAACTGCGCCTCAATTTATTATTAGTAACAATCGTGATTTTGAAATTGAAAAAGATAGGCTTATTAGTTATATAAATAGAACACAACAACTTGGAGAAAAAGAATTCGAAGGAAAAGAATCTCTTTCATTTGGAAAGTTAAATTCAAAAGAATGGAATAATATGTTTGCTAAACATTTGGATCATCATCTTTCTCAGTTTAATGTTTAA
- a CDS encoding nuclear transport factor 2 family protein has translation MKFYILIFFIFLGLSSNAQKKEVQKTIELFFEGFHKKDSTIIKSVCSDKMILQSISENNIKGNKLSDESEKEFYKSIASIPLSIKFQEKILSYSIQIDGSMAHVWTPYEFYINDKLSHSGVNAFTLFKEKETWKVIYLIDTRRK, from the coding sequence ATGAAATTTTATATATTAATCTTTTTTATTTTTTTAGGATTGAGTTCTAATGCTCAAAAGAAAGAAGTTCAAAAAACTATTGAACTATTTTTTGAGGGATTTCATAAAAAGGATTCAACAATAATAAAATCAGTTTGTTCGGATAAGATGATTTTGCAATCGATTAGTGAGAATAACATTAAAGGGAATAAATTATCTGATGAATCAGAAAAAGAGTTTTATAAATCAATAGCTTCTATTCCTCTAAGTATAAAATTTCAAGAGAAAATATTGAGTTATTCAATTCAAATTGATGGCTCAATGGCACATGTATGGACACCATATGAGTTTTATATTAACGATAAACTAAGTCATTCTGGAGTTAATGCTTTTACATTGTTTAAAGAAAAGGAAACTTGGAAAGTAATTTATTTAATAGATACTAGAAGAAAATAG
- a CDS encoding endonuclease III codes for MDLFGETLDWETKLKPILKKYRGKKHPLEYHSTYQLLVMVILSAQDSDANINKIAPILFEKYPSLNALSKADFDSFVPFISNVRNHATKAKWIIEIAQTIKQDKDIPLTMNGLTALKGIGRKSANVILRETNKPAEGIIADLHVIRVAPRIGIIKESKDGNKVEKDLMQVLTKNIWSEIGMAISFLGRETCRPKPKCSECPLTDICLYYATEVA; via the coding sequence ATGGACTTATTTGGAGAAACGTTAGATTGGGAAACTAAATTAAAACCCATTTTAAAAAAATATAGAGGAAAGAAACATCCTCTGGAATACCATAGCACTTATCAATTGTTGGTTATGGTAATTTTATCTGCACAAGATTCTGATGCAAATATTAATAAAATTGCTCCAATACTATTTGAAAAATATCCTAGCTTAAATGCACTTTCAAAAGCTGACTTTGACAGTTTCGTTCCATTCATAAGCAATGTTCGCAATCACGCTACAAAAGCAAAATGGATTATAGAAATTGCTCAAACAATTAAACAAGACAAAGATATTCCTCTAACTATGAATGGATTAACAGCACTAAAAGGTATTGGAAGAAAATCTGCAAATGTTATTTTAAGAGAAACTAATAAACCTGCAGAAGGAATTATTGCCGATTTACATGTAATTCGTGTCGCGCCAAGAATAGGAATTATTAAAGAGAGCAAAGATGGAAATAAAGTAGAAAAAGATTTAATGCAGGTGCTTACTAAAAACATATGGTCAGAAATTGGAATGGCAATTTCTTTTTTAGGAAGAGAAACTTGTAGACCAAAACCAAAATGCTCAGAATGTCCTTTAACAGATATATGTTTATATTATGCAACCGAAGTAGCGTAA
- a CDS encoding alpha/beta hydrolase, which yields MAKKTINPTKSLKIPTIIILSAKLCALISKKLVTKFAAKIFTTPIKHKVPKREFEMDSKSVKKTIYVPSIDKSVITYLYGQSDRKILLVHGWSGRGTQLFKIADELLQKGYSTVSFDAPAHGKSQGKTTIMSEFIASILEIEREFGPFEIAIGHSLGGMSVLNAIKDGLNLDKAVIIGSGDIVQDILDEFVFKLGLKKEISQNLRDFFENKYQVKMDDFSAYRAAKKIEIPVLVIHDNDDPEVPVKAGIHINENLENGSLFLTNGLGHRKILGNHNVIKRILDFIKNH from the coding sequence ATGGCAAAAAAGACAATCAATCCTACTAAATCATTAAAAATTCCCACGATAATTATACTATCTGCGAAATTATGCGCATTAATATCCAAAAAATTAGTTACTAAATTTGCTGCAAAAATCTTTACAACCCCTATAAAACATAAAGTTCCAAAGCGTGAATTTGAAATGGATTCTAAAAGCGTAAAGAAGACAATTTATGTTCCAAGCATTGATAAAAGTGTTATTACTTACTTATACGGTCAAAGTGATCGCAAAATATTATTAGTTCATGGATGGTCTGGAAGAGGAACTCAGTTATTTAAAATAGCAGATGAACTTTTACAAAAAGGATATTCAACAGTTAGTTTCGACGCTCCAGCTCATGGAAAATCTCAAGGAAAAACTACTATTATGTCTGAATTTATTGCTTCAATCTTAGAAATTGAAAGAGAATTTGGACCTTTTGAAATCGCAATCGGACATTCATTGGGAGGAATGTCTGTTCTAAACGCCATAAAAGACGGACTTAATTTAGATAAAGCTGTAATTATAGGAAGCGGAGATATTGTACAAGATATTTTGGATGAATTTGTTTTTAAATTAGGTTTAAAAAAAGAAATAAGTCAAAATCTGCGAGATTTCTTCGAAAATAAATATCAGGTTAAAATGGACGATTTTTCAGCATATCGTGCTGCAAAAAAAATAGAAATCCCTGTTTTAGTAATACATGATAATGATGATCCAGAAGTTCCAGTGAAAGCCGGAATTCATATAAATGAAAATCTTGAAAATGGAAGTCTATTTTTAACCAATGGACTGGGACATAGAAAAATTCTAGGAAATCATAATGTTATTAAAAGAATTCTTGATTTTATCAAAAATCACTAA
- a CDS encoding glycogen synthase: protein MEIFHISAECYPMAKVGGLADVVGALPKYQSNASHDVRVVVPCYDTKFRKENDFECVHWGTIKLGNFDFPFSVLKETTDKLGYELYLIEINELFDRPNVYGYEDDIERFLSFQIAALDWIIARNKVPDVINCHDHHTGLVPFLLQFAFKYESLKDVKTVITIHNGLYQGWFGFDKLYYLPEFDLKHVGFLEWNNSINSLAVGVKCANAVTTVSPSYLNEINLYANGLESLFNSVRNKSKGILNGIDIEVWNPLKDKMIAENYSIENFEVGKAKNKEKLCEQFDLDPSKPLFSFIGRLFEEKGGDLLPHASALALSENFEEINILILGSGNSEIESQLTQLRNDYKGNYNVFIGYNEDLAHLIYAGSDYILMPSRVEPCGLNQMYAMRYGTIPIVRRTGGLRDTVVDYGDDGNGICHDQASVADITYSINRAVKLYDDKENFNKVLKRGMSADHSWERVCQEYIEIYNLIIQPK from the coding sequence ATGGAGATATTTCATATTAGTGCAGAATGTTATCCAATGGCAAAGGTTGGCGGACTTGCAGATGTTGTTGGTGCTTTACCTAAATACCAAAGCAATGCTAGTCACGATGTAAGAGTAGTTGTTCCTTGTTATGATACAAAATTTCGAAAGGAAAATGATTTTGAATGTGTTCATTGGGGTACAATTAAACTTGGGAATTTTGATTTTCCGTTCAGTGTTTTAAAAGAAACTACCGACAAATTAGGTTATGAATTATATCTGATAGAAATTAATGAATTATTTGATAGACCGAATGTTTATGGATATGAAGATGATATTGAACGATTTCTGTCTTTTCAAATTGCTGCTTTAGATTGGATTATTGCCAGAAATAAAGTTCCTGATGTTATAAATTGTCATGATCATCATACAGGTTTAGTTCCGTTTTTATTACAATTTGCTTTTAAATATGAAAGTCTGAAAGATGTAAAAACTGTTATTACAATTCATAATGGGCTATATCAAGGTTGGTTTGGTTTTGATAAACTTTATTACTTGCCAGAATTTGATTTAAAACATGTTGGGTTTTTAGAATGGAATAATTCAATTAATTCGCTGGCAGTTGGGGTAAAATGTGCCAATGCTGTAACGACGGTTTCACCAAGCTATCTGAATGAAATTAATCTGTATGCTAATGGCTTGGAATCTTTGTTTAATTCTGTTCGAAATAAATCAAAAGGAATTTTAAATGGAATTGATATTGAAGTATGGAATCCGTTGAAAGATAAAATGATTGCTGAAAATTATTCTATAGAAAATTTTGAAGTAGGAAAAGCGAAGAATAAAGAAAAACTGTGCGAGCAATTTGATTTAGATCCTTCAAAACCCTTGTTTAGTTTTATTGGACGATTGTTTGAAGAAAAAGGTGGAGATTTATTGCCACATGCTTCAGCTTTAGCTTTGTCTGAAAATTTTGAAGAAATTAATATTCTGATTTTAGGTTCTGGAAATTCAGAGATTGAATCGCAATTAACACAACTAAGAAATGATTATAAAGGAAATTATAACGTTTTTATAGGCTATAATGAAGATTTAGCTCATTTGATTTACGCAGGTTCAGATTATATTTTAATGCCTTCAAGAGTAGAACCTTGTGGCTTAAACCAAATGTACGCTATGCGTTACGGGACTATTCCTATTGTGCGAAGAACTGGAGGTTTGAGAGATACAGTTGTAGATTATGGAGACGATGGAAACGGAATTTGTCACGATCAAGCTTCAGTTGCAGATATTACTTATTCTATAAATCGTGCAGTAAAGTTGTACGATGATAAAGAAAATTTCAATAAAGTTTTAAAAAGAGGAATGTCAGCAGATCATTCCTGGGAAAGAGTGTGCCAAGAATATATCGAAATATACAACTTAATAATTCAGCCAAAATGA
- a CDS encoding glucose-1-phosphate adenylyltransferase, with protein sequence MKFKKKNVVAIILGGGQGSRLFPLTETRSKPAVPIGGKYRLVDIPISNCINSDIFKIFVLTQFNSASLNAHIKNTFNFSIFSQSFVDILAAEQTPDNPTWFQGTADAVRQCMSHFLKHDFDHALILSGDQLYQMDFNEMLEAHIAADAEISIATLPVNAKDAPEFGILKTDHENNIHAFIEKPDASLLPEWESEVSEHMQEKGKKYLASMGIYIFNKPLLEELMGNQETKDFGKEIIPQAVGKHKILSYQYEGYWTDIGNIESFFEANIGLTADIPEFNLFDNENKIFTRPRLLPPSKFRNSIINQSLISEGCIINAKEIKSSVIGIRSRIGEGTVLENCYVMGNDFYQDLDELNQESSISKIHVGIGENCYINNALIDKNVRIGNNVHISGGKHLDNFTNELYSIKDGIVVIKKGVTLSDNFRIE encoded by the coding sequence ATGAAATTTAAAAAGAAAAATGTAGTTGCCATTATTTTAGGAGGAGGACAAGGATCGCGTTTGTTCCCATTAACAGAAACTAGATCAAAACCTGCTGTTCCGATTGGAGGAAAATACCGTTTGGTTGATATTCCAATTTCGAACTGTATTAATTCTGATATTTTTAAAATATTTGTTTTAACGCAGTTTAATTCGGCTTCTTTAAATGCACATATAAAGAATACGTTCAATTTTAGCATTTTTAGCCAATCTTTTGTTGATATTTTAGCGGCAGAACAAACTCCAGATAATCCGACTTGGTTTCAGGGAACGGCAGATGCTGTTAGACAGTGTATGTCACACTTCTTGAAACACGATTTTGATCATGCCTTAATTCTTTCTGGTGATCAATTGTATCAAATGGATTTTAATGAAATGTTAGAAGCTCATATTGCTGCAGATGCTGAAATTTCTATAGCAACTTTGCCTGTAAATGCAAAAGACGCTCCAGAATTTGGTATTCTTAAAACGGATCATGAGAATAATATTCATGCTTTTATCGAAAAACCAGATGCTTCATTGTTGCCTGAATGGGAATCTGAAGTGAGTGAACATATGCAAGAAAAAGGGAAAAAGTATCTTGCTTCAATGGGAATTTATATTTTCAATAAGCCATTATTGGAAGAATTAATGGGCAATCAGGAAACGAAAGATTTTGGTAAAGAAATCATTCCACAAGCCGTTGGAAAACATAAAATTTTAAGTTATCAGTACGAAGGATATTGGACAGATATCGGAAATATTGAATCGTTTTTTGAAGCAAATATTGGTTTAACAGCTGATATTCCAGAATTTAATTTATTTGATAACGAAAATAAAATTTTTACAAGACCAAGATTACTTCCTCCGTCAAAATTCAGAAATTCGATTATCAATCAATCTTTAATTTCTGAAGGTTGTATTATTAATGCTAAAGAAATTAAAAGTTCTGTAATTGGAATTCGTTCTAGAATTGGAGAAGGGACTGTTTTAGAAAATTGTTACGTAATGGGTAACGACTTTTATCAAGATTTAGACGAATTAAATCAAGAAAGCAGTATCAGTAAAATTCATGTTGGAATTGGTGAAAATTGCTATATCAATAATGCCTTAATTGATAAAAATGTACGAATTGGAAATAATGTACATATTTCTGGAGGAAAACATTTAGATAATTTTACTAACGAATTGTACAGTATTAAAGACGGAATTGTTGTTATCAAAAAAGGCGTTACATTATCTGATAATTTTAGAATTGAATAA
- the glgB gene encoding 1,4-alpha-glucan branching protein GlgB → MTKVIAHSLFTDFDIDLFKAGKHFKLYEKLGAHLTEVNGVKGVYFAVWAPTAHSVSVVGDFNYWNGGEHVLNVRWDSSGIWEGFIPEISKGALYKYKIESSIYGVTTEKADPFALYCEKPPHTASVVWDLDYKWKDENWMQNRKDKNGLDKPYSVYEVHLGSWKRAEHNRFLSYLELADDLVKYVKETGFTHVEFMPVMEYPYDPSWGYQLTGYFAPTSRFGKPQDFMLLVDKLHQEGIGVILDWVPSHFPDDAHGLGYFDGSHLYEHPDRRKGYHPDWKSLVFNYGRNEVRAFLISNAVFWLQNYHVDGLRVDAVASMLYLDYSRKDGEWEANIYGGKENLDSISFLKEFNEVIYANFDGVQTIAEESTSFPMVSRPTSFGGLGFGMKWMMGWMHDTLKYFQKDTVYRKYHQNDLTFSMTYAFTENFMLPFSHDEVVYGKQSLIYKMPGDEWQRFANLRLLYGYMFTHPGTKLLFQGAEFGQTGEWNFEQSLDWHLLQYDFHSGIKRLITDLNQLYKSQPALYEKQFSGEGFEWINYSDHQNAVLSYIRKGNNPDENIIVVCNFTQVVRENYRIGIPKKGKLKEIFNSDAETYGGSGVSNTKSLKVESVSYDGRDFSVELILPPLSVTVYSLT, encoded by the coding sequence ATGACTAAAGTAATCGCGCATTCTCTATTTACCGACTTTGATATAGATTTATTTAAAGCTGGGAAACATTTTAAATTATACGAAAAATTAGGTGCGCATTTAACTGAAGTTAATGGTGTAAAAGGCGTTTATTTTGCAGTTTGGGCTCCAACTGCACATTCTGTTTCTGTTGTTGGCGATTTTAATTATTGGAATGGTGGAGAGCATGTTTTGAATGTTCGTTGGGATTCATCTGGAATTTGGGAAGGATTTATTCCAGAAATTTCAAAAGGTGCTCTTTATAAATATAAAATTGAATCTAGCATTTATGGTGTGACAACTGAAAAAGCAGATCCTTTTGCCTTATATTGCGAAAAACCACCGCATACGGCTTCTGTTGTCTGGGATTTAGATTATAAATGGAAAGACGAAAACTGGATGCAAAACCGTAAAGATAAAAACGGTTTAGATAAACCTTACTCTGTTTACGAAGTACATTTAGGATCTTGGAAACGAGCAGAACATAATCGTTTTTTAAGCTATTTAGAATTGGCAGATGACTTAGTAAAATACGTTAAAGAAACGGGTTTTACTCATGTAGAATTTATGCCAGTGATGGAATATCCTTATGATCCTTCGTGGGGTTATCAATTAACTGGTTATTTTGCGCCAACTTCCCGTTTCGGAAAACCACAAGATTTTATGCTTCTTGTAGATAAATTGCATCAAGAAGGAATTGGTGTAATTCTAGATTGGGTTCCGTCCCATTTTCCTGATGATGCACACGGTTTAGGTTATTTTGACGGCTCACATTTATATGAACATCCGGACCGTAGAAAAGGATATCATCCAGATTGGAAAAGTCTTGTGTTTAATTACGGAAGAAATGAGGTTCGCGCCTTTTTAATTAGCAACGCTGTATTTTGGCTTCAGAATTATCATGTTGACGGATTAAGAGTTGATGCCGTTGCTTCGATGCTTTATCTTGATTATTCTAGAAAAGATGGCGAATGGGAAGCTAATATTTATGGTGGAAAAGAAAATCTAGATTCTATAAGTTTTCTTAAAGAATTTAATGAAGTAATCTACGCTAACTTTGATGGAGTTCAAACCATTGCAGAAGAAAGCACTTCTTTTCCGATGGTTTCAAGACCAACTTCTTTTGGCGGTTTAGGTTTCGGAATGAAATGGATGATGGGATGGATGCACGATACTTTGAAGTACTTTCAAAAAGATACAGTTTATAGAAAATACCATCAAAACGATTTGACTTTTTCAATGACTTACGCTTTTACCGAAAACTTCATGCTTCCGTTTTCTCATGATGAAGTTGTTTACGGAAAGCAATCGCTTATTTATAAAATGCCAGGCGACGAATGGCAACGTTTTGCAAACTTGAGATTGTTATATGGTTATATGTTCACACATCCAGGAACAAAATTATTATTTCAAGGAGCTGAATTTGGTCAAACCGGAGAATGGAATTTTGAGCAAAGTTTAGATTGGCATTTACTGCAATACGATTTTCATTCAGGAATAAAAAGATTAATTACAGATTTGAATCAATTATATAAATCTCAGCCAGCATTATACGAAAAACAATTTTCAGGAGAAGGTTTTGAATGGATTAATTATTCTGATCATCAAAATGCGGTTTTGTCTTATATTAGAAAAGGAAATAATCCTGACGAAAATATAATTGTGGTTTGCAACTTTACTCAAGTTGTGAGAGAAAATTATAGAATTGGTATTCCGAAAAAAGGAAAATTAAAAGAGATTTTTAATAGTGATGCTGAAACTTACGGTGGAAGTGGAGTTTCAAATACTAAATCTTTAAAAGTAGAGTCTGTATCTTATGACGGAAGAGATTTTTCAGTCGAATTAATTCTGCCTCCTTTAAGTGTTACCGTTTATTCTTTGACTTAA
- a CDS encoding glycoside hydrolase family 31 protein, which produces MITNTSLEYKGDLYPSKIVSYEHEGDSVFFNTDNKVILKVTILRDSLIRFRFTTKGYFSNDFSYAIDKTQLHGYNFLEVTEEETYFQIRTSKVICKIQKADLRLSIYDLNDFLILEDELGFHWEESYEYGGNIVKMSKYSKDGECYYGLGDKATQMNLKGKRVENFATDQYAYQKDQEPLYKVVPFYIGLHNKQAYGIFFDNTFRTFFDFCQERRNITSFWAEGGEMNYYFVYGPQMQDVVTTYTDLTGKPELPPLWVLGYHQCKWSYYPESKVKEITSKFRELQIPCDAIYLDIDYMDGFRCFTWNKNYFPDPKKMVAELAEDGFKTIVIIDPGIKIDKDYWVYKEGLEKDYFCKRADGPYMKGKVWPGECNFPDYTNPVVREWWAGLFKELISDIGVKGVWNDMNEPAVMEVPNKTFPMDVRHVYDGNPCSHRKAHNIYGTQMARATYHGVKRFVYPKRPFVITRSAYSGAQRYTSSWTGDNVATWEHLWLANIQVQRLSISGMGFTGSDIGGFAEQPTGELYARWIQLGVFHPFCRTHSSGDHGNQEPWAFDEEVINITRKFVSLRYQLLPYLYTMFWQYIEEGVPMLKPLVYYDQDDTQTHYRNDEFIFGNQILVCPILEPNAVGRRMYIPRGEWYNYWTNELFIGGREIWIDTKFDEIPVFVKAGAIIPKYPVQQYVGELEFDELTLDIYYKNGKENSAVYEDAQDGYDYKKGRYSFLSLRSIGKEKELIIQLHKEGKYETPYTKYKINLIGLPFKVTEIEIDNEKIEFDKINFEENKFLIVDKEFSELHIVGE; this is translated from the coding sequence ATGATTACAAATACATCATTAGAATACAAAGGAGATTTATATCCATCAAAAATTGTTTCTTACGAACATGAAGGAGATTCTGTTTTTTTCAACACAGACAACAAAGTAATCTTAAAAGTTACCATTCTTCGCGATAGTTTAATCCGATTTCGTTTTACAACAAAAGGTTATTTCAGTAATGATTTTTCCTATGCCATAGATAAAACGCAGCTTCACGGTTATAATTTTTTAGAAGTAACAGAAGAAGAAACTTATTTTCAAATTAGAACAAGCAAAGTAATCTGTAAAATTCAGAAAGCAGATCTTAGACTTTCAATATATGATTTAAATGACTTTTTAATTCTTGAAGATGAACTAGGTTTTCACTGGGAGGAAAGTTATGAATACGGCGGAAATATTGTAAAAATGAGCAAATATTCTAAAGACGGTGAATGTTATTACGGTCTTGGGGATAAAGCGACTCAGATGAACTTGAAAGGAAAAAGAGTCGAGAATTTTGCTACAGATCAATATGCTTATCAAAAAGATCAAGAGCCTCTATATAAAGTTGTTCCATTTTATATTGGTTTGCATAATAAACAAGCATACGGTATTTTCTTTGATAATACTTTTAGAACTTTTTTTGATTTTTGTCAAGAAAGAAGAAATATTACAAGCTTTTGGGCAGAAGGAGGCGAGATGAATTATTATTTCGTTTACGGACCACAAATGCAAGATGTTGTAACCACGTACACAGATTTAACTGGAAAACCAGAATTACCGCCACTTTGGGTTTTAGGATATCACCAATGTAAATGGAGTTATTATCCTGAAAGTAAAGTCAAAGAAATCACTTCAAAATTTAGAGAATTACAAATTCCATGCGACGCCATTTATTTGGATATTGATTATATGGACGGATTTCGATGTTTTACTTGGAATAAAAACTATTTTCCAGATCCGAAAAAGATGGTTGCTGAATTAGCCGAAGATGGTTTTAAAACCATTGTAATTATAGATCCAGGAATTAAAATTGATAAAGATTATTGGGTTTATAAAGAAGGTTTAGAAAAAGATTATTTCTGTAAAAGAGCCGATGGACCTTACATGAAAGGGAAAGTTTGGCCAGGAGAATGTAATTTTCCAGATTATACGAATCCTGTAGTTAGAGAGTGGTGGGCTGGATTATTTAAAGAATTAATTTCAGATATTGGAGTGAAAGGTGTTTGGAACGACATGAACGAACCTGCAGTTATGGAGGTTCCAAATAAAACTTTCCCGATGGATGTTCGCCACGTTTACGATGGAAATCCTTGCAGTCACAGAAAAGCGCATAATATTTATGGAACGCAAATGGCGCGAGCGACTTATCATGGTGTAAAACGTTTTGTTTACCCGAAACGTCCCTTTGTAATTACAAGATCAGCGTATTCTGGTGCACAGCGATATACGTCTTCTTGGACTGGAGATAACGTTGCTACTTGGGAACATTTGTGGTTGGCGAATATTCAAGTGCAAAGATTGTCAATTTCAGGAATGGGATTTACAGGTTCTGATATTGGAGGTTTTGCCGAACAGCCAACGGGCGAATTATACGCACGCTGGATTCAATTAGGTGTTTTTCATCCGTTTTGCAGAACGCATTCATCTGGAGATCATGGAAATCAAGAACCTTGGGCTTTTGATGAAGAAGTAATTAATATAACTAGAAAATTTGTTAGTCTTCGTTATCAATTATTGCCTTATTTGTATACCATGTTTTGGCAGTATATTGAAGAAGGAGTTCCGATGCTGAAACCTTTGGTTTACTACGATCAAGACGACACACAAACGCATTATCGCAACGATGAATTTATTTTTGGAAATCAAATATTAGTTTGTCCGATACTTGAACCTAATGCTGTAGGTAGACGTATGTATATTCCTAGAGGAGAATGGTATAACTACTGGACAAACGAACTTTTTATTGGTGGAAGAGAAATCTGGATTGATACTAAATTTGATGAAATTCCGGTTTTTGTAAAAGCGGGCGCCATTATTCCGAAATATCCTGTTCAGCAATATGTTGGAGAACTAGAATTTGACGAATTAACGCTTGACATTTATTATAAAAACGGAAAAGAAAATTCTGCTGTTTACGAAGATGCCCAAGATGGTTACGATTATAAAAAAGGACGTTATAGTTTCTTATCGTTAAGAAGTATCGGAAAAGAAAAAGAATTAATTATTCAGCTTCATAAAGAAGGTAAATACGAAACGCCATATACTAAGTATAAAATCAATTTAATCGGATTGCCGTTTAAAGTGACAGAAATTGAAATCGATAATGAAAAAATTGAATTTGATAAAATAAATTTTGAAGAGAATAAATTCTTAATCGTTGATAAAGAGTTCAGTGAACTTCATATTGTTGGAGAATAG
- a CDS encoding M48 family metallopeptidase: MKKYFFLGIFGALAVACATNPITGKQNLNFVSNSELFPTSFQQYSTFLSENKVITGTSDAKLVENVGYKIKMAAEKYLAYLGQSQYLKDYRWEYKLVDNKEVNAWCLPGGKIVVYSGILPVTQNESGLATVMGHEVSHALANHGAQRMSAAQLQQIGGAVLDAATTNKSAQTREIFSQAYGMGTEVGVMLPFSRSNESEADKIGLTLMAIAGYNPEDAVAFWSRMSAKSGGSGTPEFMSTHPSDATRIANIKALIPEAKAIALKVGTIK, translated from the coding sequence ATGAAAAAATATTTCTTTTTAGGAATTTTTGGAGCGCTTGCAGTTGCATGCGCTACTAATCCAATTACTGGAAAACAGAATTTGAATTTTGTTTCAAATAGTGAACTTTTTCCAACTTCATTTCAGCAATACAGTACGTTTTTATCTGAAAATAAAGTTATCACAGGAACATCAGATGCAAAACTTGTAGAGAATGTTGGATATAAAATTAAGATGGCTGCCGAAAAATATTTGGCATATTTAGGACAATCTCAATATCTTAAAGATTACCGTTGGGAGTATAAATTGGTTGATAATAAAGAAGTTAACGCTTGGTGTTTGCCAGGAGGGAAAATTGTTGTTTACTCAGGAATTCTGCCTGTAACTCAAAATGAGTCGGGTTTAGCAACCGTTATGGGACACGAAGTTTCTCACGCGTTAGCTAATCATGGTGCTCAGAGAATGAGTGCAGCACAATTGCAGCAAATTGGAGGAGCAGTTTTAGATGCTGCAACGACAAATAAATCTGCTCAAACTAGAGAAATATTTTCCCAAGCTTACGGTATGGGAACAGAAGTTGGTGTAATGCTTCCATTTAGCAGAAGCAACGAAAGCGAAGCTGATAAAATTGGTTTAACTCTAATGGCAATTGCAGGTTACAATCCAGAAGATGCCGTTGCTTTTTGGAGCAGAATGTCTGCTAAATCTGGCGGATCTGGAACACCAGAATTTATGAGCACACACCCTTCTGACGCAACAAGAATTGCGAATATTAAAGCTTTAATTCCTGAGGCAAAAGCAATTGCGTTAAAAGTTGGAACAATAAAGTAA